In Bacillus sp. Cs-700, one genomic interval encodes:
- a CDS encoding ATP-binding protein: MRDGTVIELGAETLIITSDNSGAIGMKEQDHVAVPYDVVAYYAFRVAVMENIALGGMPVSVVMHNFCGDREWKALVSGVERGKRELGFDHEITITGSSETNMPLLQSALGVVVIGKQHRTLPKVRIEYATKFAVIGKPLVGEEVVNEVTAIAPLELFRWVSEQEGVQAVLPVGSKGIIYELNELVDSVEVVESMVQTDLDLYKSSGPATSFIMAYDGAVEDRLFERAGQYFNRVDIKRGQARA, from the coding sequence ATGAGAGACGGCACAGTTATTGAGCTTGGCGCCGAAACCCTCATCATCACAAGCGACAACAGTGGTGCAATTGGCATGAAAGAACAAGATCATGTAGCGGTTCCATACGACGTTGTCGCTTACTACGCTTTTCGCGTCGCAGTGATGGAAAACATCGCTCTTGGTGGAATGCCGGTTTCCGTCGTGATGCATAACTTTTGTGGTGATCGTGAATGGAAAGCTCTGGTGAGTGGCGTGGAGCGAGGAAAACGAGAGCTTGGTTTCGACCACGAAATCACGATAACGGGAAGCTCGGAAACCAACATGCCGCTACTTCAATCCGCGCTTGGAGTTGTGGTGATTGGAAAGCAACATCGCACGTTACCGAAAGTTCGCATAGAATATGCAACGAAATTCGCGGTGATTGGTAAACCTCTTGTTGGAGAAGAAGTAGTGAACGAAGTGACAGCCATCGCTCCACTAGAACTCTTTCGCTGGGTGAGTGAGCAGGAAGGCGTTCAGGCTGTGCTTCCAGTTGGGTCGAAAGGGATTATTTATGAATTGAATGAGCTTGTAGATAGCGTGGAAGTAGTGGAAAGTATGGTTCAAACTGATTTAGATCTCTATAAATCTTCAGGCCCGGCCACTAGTTTTATAATGGCTTATGATGGAGCGGTAGAAGATCGACTGTTCGAGCGAGCGGGGCAGTATTTTAATAGAGTAGATATAAAGAGGGGTCAGGCTCGAGCCTGA
- a CDS encoding ECF transporter S component codes for MSGKRASLLAMFIALSVVGAIFKMPSAVGSVALDAFPALIAAVLLGKRCGALIASFGHLLSALIVGFPLGPMHLAIAGEMAALVWLFGKLYEAKKTKWASATFAIGNGLVAPLPFLFLMGTGFYVAIVPSLLIASVLNLALALILIPRLVPHFEKRRLASL; via the coding sequence ATGTCTGGAAAACGCGCAAGTTTACTTGCGATGTTCATAGCACTCTCCGTCGTTGGCGCCATTTTTAAAATGCCGTCAGCTGTTGGAAGTGTAGCGCTCGATGCCTTTCCAGCCCTTATTGCAGCGGTTCTTCTAGGAAAAAGATGCGGCGCGCTGATCGCAAGCTTCGGGCATTTGTTATCTGCGCTTATCGTCGGATTTCCGCTTGGCCCCATGCACCTTGCCATTGCAGGAGAGATGGCGGCGCTCGTCTGGCTGTTTGGCAAACTATACGAAGCGAAAAAGACGAAGTGGGCTTCCGCTACGTTTGCGATCGGAAATGGACTTGTCGCGCCGCTTCCTTTCTTATTCCTCATGGGCACAGGATTTTACGTGGCGATCGTTCCAAGTCTGTTGATTGCCTCTGTCCTAAATCTCGCTCTCGCGCTCATTCTCATTCCGCGGCTTGTTCCGCATTTTGAGAAAAGAAGACTCGCAAGCTTATGA
- a CDS encoding Wzz/FepE/Etk N-terminal domain-containing protein, translated as MEETISLKEIFSVLKKRLTLILLITLLATATSGVVSYFLLTPIYQTSTQILVNQKADAENAFDYNQVKTNVELINTYSVIIKSPKILDEVGADLNLDLSTSELNEKIAVSNAQNSQVVSIDVKDADPALAVKIANTTAEVFEKEISSIMNVDNVSVLSEANFEGTPSPVNPKPILNMVIALVVGLMVGVGLAFLLEYLDNTIKDENDIEKLLGLPVLGTIAVIEDKEVGSSKGHTNKSVRGETVES; from the coding sequence ATGGAAGAAACAATTAGTTTAAAGGAAATTTTCTCGGTTCTTAAAAAACGTCTCACTCTTATTCTATTAATTACACTTCTTGCAACAGCAACAAGCGGAGTTGTCTCGTATTTCCTACTTACCCCAATTTACCAAACTTCAACCCAAATTCTTGTCAACCAAAAAGCAGATGCTGAAAATGCTTTCGACTATAACCAGGTAAAAACAAATGTTGAACTTATTAATACATACAGCGTCATTATTAAGAGTCCGAAAATTCTAGATGAAGTTGGAGCAGATCTTAACCTTGATCTATCAACCAGTGAATTAAATGAAAAAATTGCTGTAAGTAACGCGCAAAACTCTCAAGTCGTTTCGATTGATGTAAAAGATGCTGATCCAGCACTAGCTGTAAAGATTGCAAACACAACAGCTGAAGTATTTGAAAAAGAGATTAGTAGCATCATGAATGTCGATAACGTTAGCGTGCTTTCAGAAGCAAACTTTGAAGGAACGCCAAGTCCCGTTAATCCAAAACCTATTTTAAATATGGTGATTGCGCTTGTTGTTGGGTTAATGGTTGGTGTTGGTCTTGCCTTCTTACTTGAATACCTTGATAACACCATTAAAGATGAAAATGACATTGAAAAGCTACTTGGATTACCAGTCCTTGGGACAATAGCAGTAATCGAAGATAAAGAAGTAGGTTCATCGAAAGGCCATACGAATAAGTCAGTAAGGGGTGAAACGGTTGAGTCGTAA
- a CDS encoding D-glucuronyl C5-epimerase family protein, with amino-acid sequence MGKILKKNVYVFTFTVVILLIGSVLFNQVMTGAEINEEYGFRLETFDLVDLPLDKVPYSGSVVPLNPDFPTDEKGIILTKNGEDLYYNPLKIGLYAKSFLKSYDQKGDQAYLEKAELYGEKLVEMADEHQGAWYFPYSIDFNLHGDEEDVLKGPWYSAMAQGEVLSTFTRLYRSTGKEEYLTVAEKTFQSMKDVKEDNETWVSLIDQEGYLWFEEYPEENPTHALNGFLFAIYGVYDYYLLEKDEDVKNHLMGALTTVKHYLDEYRVEGEISYYCREHHVQSDRYHMIHITQLERLTKISGDPYFENMANEFKEDFQLTEEE; translated from the coding sequence GTGGGGAAGATACTTAAGAAAAACGTGTACGTATTCACATTCACTGTTGTGATTCTATTAATAGGCTCTGTCCTATTTAATCAGGTGATGACAGGGGCAGAAATTAATGAAGAGTATGGTTTTCGCTTAGAAACGTTTGATCTCGTCGATTTACCATTAGATAAAGTGCCATATAGCGGGTCCGTTGTGCCCTTAAATCCAGATTTTCCAACAGATGAAAAGGGCATTATTTTAACGAAAAACGGAGAGGATCTCTATTACAATCCATTAAAAATTGGATTGTATGCAAAATCATTTCTGAAAAGCTATGACCAAAAAGGTGATCAGGCCTACCTAGAAAAAGCTGAATTATATGGGGAAAAGCTTGTTGAGATGGCAGACGAACATCAGGGTGCCTGGTATTTTCCTTATTCAATCGACTTCAATCTTCATGGTGATGAAGAAGATGTTTTAAAAGGACCTTGGTATTCTGCGATGGCACAGGGGGAAGTTCTCTCTACTTTTACAAGGCTTTATCGTTCCACAGGTAAAGAAGAATATCTCACGGTAGCTGAAAAAACTTTTCAAAGCATGAAGGATGTAAAAGAGGATAATGAAACATGGGTATCACTCATAGATCAAGAAGGGTACTTATGGTTTGAAGAATATCCTGAAGAAAACCCAACTCATGCATTAAATGGTTTTCTTTTCGCGATTTACGGCGTCTATGATTATTACCTATTAGAGAAAGACGAAGATGTAAAAAATCATTTGATGGGAGCCCTCACCACAGTAAAACACTATCTCGATGAGTATCGCGTAGAAGGTGAGATTAGTTACTATTGTCGTGAACATCATGTGCAAAGTGACAGATACCATATGATTCACATTACTCAGCTAGAGAGACTAACAAAAATCAGCGGTGATCCTTACTTTGAAAACATGGCAAACGAGTTTAAAGAAGATTTTCAACTGACGGAAGAAGAATAA
- a CDS encoding GDP-L-fucose synthase, which yields MNKNSKIYIAGHRGLVGSAILNKLEKEGFTNLIHRRSSELDLRDPAAVNSFFQNEKIDYVFLAAAKVGGIVANNEYPADFIRDNLMIQTNVIDAAYKNNVEKLLFLGSTCIYPKFADQPLKEEYLLTGELEPTNEPYAIAKIAGIKMCQSYNRQYGTRFISVMPTNLYGPNDNFDLHNSHVLPALIRKFHEAKINNNENVVVWGTGSPKREFLFSEDLADACLHLMDTYDEDQIVNIGVGEDIPIGELAKKVKKIVGYQGEIVFDTSKPDGTPRKLVDVTKLTSLGWKAKTQLDEGIKQAYNWYLDSANKTDKHNNQVGVK from the coding sequence ATGAATAAAAACTCTAAAATATATATTGCTGGACATCGCGGTCTAGTTGGTTCAGCAATTTTGAACAAGCTTGAAAAAGAGGGATTTACAAATCTAATTCACCGTCGTAGCAGTGAATTAGATTTGCGTGATCCTGCTGCTGTCAATTCTTTTTTTCAAAATGAAAAAATAGATTATGTTTTTTTGGCAGCTGCGAAGGTTGGAGGAATTGTTGCCAATAACGAATATCCTGCCGATTTCATACGTGATAACCTCATGATACAAACCAATGTAATTGATGCGGCTTACAAAAATAATGTTGAAAAACTATTGTTTCTAGGAAGTACATGCATCTACCCTAAATTTGCAGACCAACCTTTAAAAGAAGAATATCTGTTAACAGGAGAATTAGAACCAACAAATGAACCTTATGCAATAGCAAAGATTGCGGGCATTAAAATGTGTCAATCATACAACAGACAATATGGTACAAGGTTTATATCAGTGATGCCAACAAATCTTTATGGACCTAATGACAACTTTGACCTACATAATTCTCATGTATTACCAGCATTGATAAGGAAATTCCATGAAGCAAAGATCAATAATAACGAAAATGTTGTAGTTTGGGGGACAGGAAGTCCAAAAAGAGAATTTTTGTTTTCTGAGGACCTTGCTGATGCATGTTTGCACCTTATGGACACTTACGATGAAGATCAAATTGTTAACATAGGTGTTGGAGAAGACATTCCAATTGGTGAGTTAGCTAAAAAAGTAAAAAAAATCGTTGGATATCAAGGTGAAATTGTTTTCGATACTTCTAAACCTGATGGTACACCTCGAAAGTTAGTAGATGTGACCAAGTTAACTAGCTTAGGTTGGAAAGCAAAAACTCAACTAGATGAAGGAATTAAACAAGCATATAACTGGTATTTAGACAGTGCAAATAAAACAGATAAACATAATAATCAGGTGGGGGTAAAATAA
- the gmd gene encoding GDP-mannose 4,6-dehydratase, which produces MKTALITGITGQDGSYLAEFLLGKGYNVFGLRRRTSTPNYENVEHIRNQIEWIDGDLTDLSSLIRAVQYSEPDEVYNLAAQSYVATSWPQPIATGEITAMGVTNMLEAVRIIKPDAKYYQASSSEMFGKVLETPQSENTPFYPRSPYGVAKVYGHWITLNYRESFNMFACSGILFNHESPRRGLEFVTRKVSDAVAKIKLGLQTELRLGNLDSKRDWGFAGDYVKAMWLMLQQDTPDDYVISTGEMHTVQELVEVAFSYVDLNWKDYVVVDEKFVRPAEVDLLLGDCSKAKEKLGWDLQVSFQELIHMMVDEDLKRLS; this is translated from the coding sequence ATGAAAACTGCATTAATAACTGGGATTACTGGCCAAGATGGATCATATTTAGCAGAGTTTTTATTAGGAAAAGGATATAATGTCTTTGGATTAAGAAGAAGAACTAGTACTCCAAATTATGAGAATGTGGAACATATCAGAAATCAAATTGAATGGATAGATGGAGATTTAACAGATTTATCTTCATTAATAAGAGCTGTTCAATATTCAGAACCAGATGAAGTATATAATCTTGCAGCACAGTCATATGTTGCTACTTCTTGGCCACAACCCATTGCTACAGGGGAAATTACAGCTATGGGTGTAACTAATATGTTAGAAGCCGTAAGAATTATTAAGCCAGATGCAAAATATTACCAGGCGTCAAGTTCAGAGATGTTTGGAAAGGTATTGGAAACTCCTCAAAGTGAAAACACACCATTTTACCCAAGAAGCCCATATGGAGTAGCTAAAGTTTACGGGCATTGGATTACTTTAAATTATAGAGAAAGTTTTAATATGTTTGCATGTTCTGGAATTTTGTTTAATCATGAATCACCTAGAAGAGGATTGGAATTTGTAACCAGAAAAGTTTCAGATGCAGTCGCTAAAATCAAATTGGGATTACAAACAGAACTAAGATTAGGTAATTTAGATTCTAAGCGTGATTGGGGTTTTGCTGGAGATTATGTTAAGGCTATGTGGTTGATGCTTCAACAGGACACACCAGATGATTATGTTATTTCAACCGGTGAGATGCATACTGTGCAAGAACTTGTAGAAGTCGCATTTTCATATGTAGATTTGAATTGGAAAGATTATGTTGTAGTAGATGAGAAATTTGTTAGACCTGCAGAAGTTGATCTACTGCTTGGAGATTGTTCGAAAGCGAAAGAAAAGTTAGGTTGGGACCTTCAAGTCAGTTTTCAAGAGTTAATTCATATGATGGTTGATGAAGATTTAAAACGTTTGAGTTGA
- a CDS encoding CpsB/CapC family capsule biosynthesis tyrosine phosphatase → MIDIHSHILPGIDDGAKNLEDSLAMARQAFNQGITKVVATPHNKNGTFDNGRESILEEVKLLNKELQLEGIDLEILPGQENRIYGELVEELEGSDLLTVNENGVYMLIEFPSSHLPRYANKLMFDLQVKGIVPIIVHPERNREIMENPERLYNLVKEGALSQLTGTSVTGKMGKKIQKFSLDLIQHNLSHFIASDAHNTISRPFDLLDAFETIEKEFGISTRYMLQENAEDMIKGRMVAKEVPQQVRKKKILGLF, encoded by the coding sequence ATGATTGATATCCATTCACACATATTACCTGGAATTGATGATGGAGCTAAGAACTTGGAAGATAGTCTAGCCATGGCGAGACAGGCATTCAATCAAGGAATAACGAAGGTTGTCGCAACCCCACATAATAAAAATGGAACGTTCGACAATGGAAGAGAGAGCATTCTTGAAGAGGTGAAGCTACTGAACAAAGAACTTCAACTAGAAGGCATTGACCTAGAAATTCTTCCTGGGCAGGAAAATCGGATCTATGGCGAACTGGTTGAGGAACTAGAGGGTAGCGACTTATTAACCGTTAACGAAAATGGCGTTTATATGTTAATTGAGTTTCCTTCCAGTCATTTACCACGTTACGCCAATAAGCTCATGTTTGACCTTCAAGTAAAAGGGATTGTGCCGATTATTGTGCATCCTGAGCGTAACCGCGAAATTATGGAGAATCCTGAACGACTATATAACCTTGTTAAAGAAGGCGCATTAAGTCAACTGACAGGAACAAGCGTGACCGGAAAAATGGGCAAGAAGATTCAAAAATTCTCCCTTGATTTAATTCAACACAATTTATCGCATTTCATCGCATCAGATGCGCATAACACAATTTCCAGACCGTTTGATCTGTTAGATGCATTTGAAACAATAGAAAAAGAGTTTGGGATTTCGACAAGATACATGCTACAAGAAAACGCAGAGGACATGATCAAAGGAAGAATGGTAGCGAAAGAAGTACCGCAACAGGTGCGTAAGAAGAAAATACTAGGTTTGTTCTAA
- a CDS encoding YARHG domain-containing protein has product MEHCTNCGNKLEQNQEFCTACGQPVQQMEKDTPTRVKRKGPYTKPLIGIAVFILIGLLVGGAFYMGKLATEKPKINDSALKQDQSSGKEEKNGSSHTKEEAQETSEQNEGINQETKPEENTIETEEKITDIDSAIKELNTLSIHANGREISLGQWEITKNDGKLLIQANDIPPANLEHIFTLYDQQNLSSIKKWSIQVLQVAYELEKQMQVDWNISVGNECVAQYPLTLPPDVISGYSGSCGYSIPVLEASNWGKMTLFIDEKMMSQYTADPVFDTIESLSFYLLPHSDVIKLSESELTSFNKDELRLARNEIFARHGYVFKSDELESYFAEKTWYFPDPYYDGSLTNVEAYNVKLIEDLEELY; this is encoded by the coding sequence GTGGAGCACTGCACCAATTGCGGGAATAAATTAGAACAAAATCAAGAATTCTGTACAGCTTGTGGCCAACCGGTACAGCAAATGGAAAAAGACACGCCTACGAGAGTGAAAAGAAAAGGTCCATATACAAAACCATTGATCGGCATCGCTGTATTCATCCTCATTGGTTTACTCGTAGGCGGCGCATTCTATATGGGTAAGCTTGCTACAGAAAAGCCGAAGATTAACGATTCGGCACTAAAACAAGACCAAAGTTCAGGGAAGGAAGAAAAAAACGGATCAAGCCATACAAAGGAAGAGGCACAAGAAACTTCCGAACAAAACGAAGGAATCAATCAAGAAACCAAACCAGAGGAAAACACCATTGAAACGGAAGAGAAAATCACAGACATAGACAGTGCCATCAAAGAACTCAACACCCTTTCCATTCACGCCAATGGAAGAGAAATTTCACTCGGACAATGGGAGATCACTAAGAACGACGGAAAACTCCTTATTCAAGCAAATGACATTCCACCGGCTAACCTAGAACACATATTCACCCTCTACGATCAACAGAATTTATCTTCGATCAAAAAGTGGTCAATCCAAGTGCTGCAGGTTGCCTATGAATTAGAAAAACAAATGCAGGTAGATTGGAACATCAGCGTCGGCAATGAATGCGTCGCTCAGTATCCACTGACGCTTCCACCAGATGTTATTAGCGGGTACTCTGGCTCTTGCGGCTATTCCATTCCTGTGTTAGAAGCGTCCAACTGGGGAAAAATGACGTTATTTATTGATGAAAAAATGATGTCCCAATACACAGCGGATCCGGTGTTTGACACCATCGAGAGCTTAAGTTTCTATCTCTTACCGCACAGTGACGTTATCAAACTATCTGAAAGTGAACTCACTTCCTTCAATAAAGACGAACTCCGTTTAGCCAGAAATGAAATCTTTGCTCGTCACGGATATGTGTTCAAATCAGATGAACTAGAAAGTTACTTCGCGGAAAAAACTTGGTATTTCCCTGATCCTTACTATGATGGCTCATTAACTAACGTCGAAGCGTACAATGTGAAGCTAATTGAAGATTTGGAGGAACTTTATTAG
- a CDS encoding N-acetylmuramoyl-L-alanine amidase yields the protein MRGRRKVAIISGSILLVGLFLSLFLFSYNAQESEVGQTPAQPAFEDDQTKKTAAPKKEAEPKRALPSPSPKKNFTIVIDPGHQQLANHDQEPIAPGSKQMKDKVSSGTRGVSTGKPEYELTLEAALILKKYLAEHGINVVLTRMENMVDISNKERAEMANKHQADLFIRLHADGSNDRSVKGFHLLTPAEGHAMHKQSLQAAKVIFSAVQRDQSIDTNGISFRSDITGFNWSQVPTVLIEMGFMTNTEDDQNLSDPAYLRKLMTHVAEGVVTYSK from the coding sequence GTGAGAGGCAGAAGAAAAGTAGCGATAATATCTGGCTCGATCCTTCTCGTTGGCCTCTTCCTATCCTTATTTCTTTTCTCCTACAACGCGCAGGAGAGTGAAGTGGGTCAAACGCCAGCTCAGCCGGCCTTTGAAGATGACCAAACCAAAAAGACAGCAGCTCCTAAAAAAGAAGCAGAACCCAAAAGAGCACTACCTTCTCCTAGTCCTAAGAAAAACTTCACCATCGTCATCGATCCAGGCCACCAGCAGCTAGCCAATCACGATCAAGAGCCTATTGCTCCAGGAAGCAAACAAATGAAGGATAAAGTTTCCTCAGGTACGAGGGGAGTCAGCACAGGAAAACCTGAATATGAACTAACGCTTGAAGCAGCTCTGATCTTAAAAAAATATTTGGCGGAGCACGGAATTAACGTTGTTCTAACAAGAATGGAGAACATGGTGGATATCAGCAACAAAGAAAGAGCAGAAATGGCAAACAAACATCAAGCAGACTTATTTATCCGCTTACACGCGGATGGATCAAATGATCGCAGCGTTAAAGGATTTCATCTTCTCACTCCAGCTGAAGGTCATGCCATGCATAAACAAAGCCTTCAAGCTGCAAAAGTCATTTTCAGTGCTGTTCAACGTGATCAATCCATCGACACGAACGGCATTTCGTTTCGAAGCGATATCACAGGATTTAATTGGTCTCAAGTCCCGACAGTGCTGATTGAAATGGGGTTTATGACAAATACGGAAGATGATCAAAACCTCTCAGATCCAGCATATCTTCGCAAACTTATGACTCATGTAGCGGAAGGGGTCGTAACTTATAGCAAATAA
- a CDS encoding cell wall hydrolase: MKFLHVLGSLVLASCFYLFFLEDNAAAMMDTGSRGSEVEHMQKVLEKLDYFNTTPTGYYGSVTKEAVRDFQVDFGLSADGVAGTNTLNTLSNLEMIAHVVHGESRGEIYEGKVAVASVILNRVQSSEFPGSTYGVIYQQNAFTALNDGQYWLTPDASSYRAAKDAYFGWDPSEGATYYYNPSGVSDEWIFSRDVIKTIGQHVYAR, translated from the coding sequence ATGAAATTTCTACACGTTCTTGGATCTCTTGTTCTTGCTTCCTGCTTTTATTTATTCTTCTTAGAGGACAATGCAGCTGCGATGATGGACACCGGTTCGAGAGGATCAGAAGTTGAGCACATGCAAAAGGTGTTGGAGAAACTCGATTACTTCAATACAACACCAACTGGCTATTATGGTTCGGTTACGAAGGAAGCGGTTCGCGATTTTCAGGTGGACTTTGGACTGAGTGCGGATGGCGTAGCGGGGACAAATACGCTAAACACGCTGAGTAATCTTGAAATGATCGCACACGTTGTTCACGGCGAATCACGTGGTGAGATTTACGAAGGAAAAGTTGCTGTCGCGTCTGTTATTCTAAATCGCGTTCAATCTTCCGAATTTCCAGGAAGTACATACGGGGTGATTTATCAGCAGAATGCCTTTACTGCGCTAAATGATGGTCAGTATTGGCTTACGCCTGATGCTTCTTCTTATCGAGCAGCGAAGGATGCTTACTTTGGATGGGATCCGTCTGAAGGCGCTACTTATTACTACAATCCGAGCGGCGTTTCGGATGAGTGGATTTTTTCACGTGATGTGATTAAGACGATTGGGCAGCATGTGTATGCGAGGTAG
- a CDS encoding sugar transferase, whose protein sequence is MNSGKSYLIIKRCIDVLGAAIGLLITFPLFLLVSILYLVGDSKGPVFFKQKRFGKNGELFNIYKFRSMVMNADEKLKNNSELYQKYLANNYKLEPDEDPRITNLGRFLRRTSLDELPQLINVLKGDMSLVGPRPIVEEELKEYQSKSSDFLSVKPGVTGYWQVSGRSDIGYPERVDLELYYVYHQSLTFDIKILIRTVLIVFLKKGAY, encoded by the coding sequence ATTAATAGCGGTAAAAGTTATTTAATCATAAAAAGGTGCATTGATGTACTTGGAGCAGCAATCGGATTGCTGATTACTTTCCCTTTATTTTTACTAGTGAGTATTCTTTATCTTGTAGGTGATTCAAAAGGTCCAGTGTTTTTCAAACAGAAGCGTTTCGGAAAGAACGGGGAATTATTTAATATTTATAAGTTCAGATCCATGGTAATGAATGCTGATGAAAAACTTAAAAATAATAGTGAATTGTACCAGAAATACTTAGCGAATAACTATAAACTTGAGCCTGATGAGGATCCACGTATTACTAACCTTGGGAGATTTTTAAGGAGAACAAGTCTTGATGAGTTACCTCAATTAATAAATGTTTTAAAAGGTGACATGAGTTTAGTCGGTCCAAGGCCAATAGTTGAAGAGGAATTGAAAGAGTACCAAAGTAAATCTAGTGATTTTCTTTCAGTAAAACCTGGAGTAACAGGATATTGGCAGGTAAGCGGTAGAAGTGATATCGGATATCCTGAAAGAGTGGATTTGGAGTTATATTACGTATATCACCAGTCTCTTACATTTGATATCAAAATTCTCATTAGAACAGTCTTAATTGTTTTCCTAAAAAAAGGGGCTTATTAA
- a CDS encoding CpsD/CapB family tyrosine-protein kinase, protein MKRLSRKNRKSVHVDKERSLLTHQNPKSPIAEQYRTIRTNIQFASVEEEIRTIMVTSSGPMEGKSTTIANLGVVLAQQGKSVLIVDADLRKPTVHYTFRTMNTRGITNILTRQAELVEVTQETEVPNLNVLTSGPVPPNPSELLGSKGMDNLIEEALRHYDVVLFDCPPILAVADSQIVANKVQGTVLVVSSGTTDKEAAVKAKERLESVNSKLLGVVLNRKKMKDGSYYYYYAQK, encoded by the coding sequence GTGAAACGGTTGAGTCGTAAAAACCGAAAGTCTGTACACGTTGATAAAGAAAGAAGTCTCTTAACACACCAAAATCCGAAATCACCTATTGCTGAGCAATATCGAACTATCAGAACGAACATTCAATTCGCTTCTGTTGAAGAAGAGATTCGTACAATTATGGTTACTTCTTCTGGGCCAATGGAAGGAAAGTCTACGACAATCGCTAATCTAGGAGTGGTCCTTGCGCAACAGGGAAAAAGCGTTCTAATTGTGGATGCGGACTTACGTAAGCCAACTGTGCACTATACATTCAGAACAATGAATACAAGAGGGATCACTAATATCCTCACCCGTCAGGCTGAGTTGGTAGAGGTAACGCAGGAAACGGAAGTGCCGAATCTCAATGTTCTTACTAGTGGTCCAGTTCCGCCGAATCCATCAGAGCTTCTTGGATCAAAAGGGATGGATAACCTTATTGAAGAGGCACTCCGACATTATGACGTCGTACTATTTGATTGCCCTCCAATTCTTGCGGTGGCCGATTCACAGATTGTAGCGAATAAGGTGCAGGGGACTGTGCTAGTTGTGAGTAGCGGGACGACGGATAAGGAAGCTGCGGTAAAGGCGAAAGAGAGACTTGAAAGTGTCAATAGTAAGCTGCTTGGAGTTGTGCTTAATCGAAAGAAAATGAAAGATGGTAGTTACTACTATTACTATGCTCAGAAATAG
- a CDS encoding LytR family transcriptional regulator, translating to MKKFLIILGIIAGVVLLAGGGYAYYLYDSVKDTASDMHEPISRETSDKRTEKVNMEEKDPVSILLMGVDERDGDQGRSDTMIMITLNPHNDSMYMFNIPRDTRTEIIGRGTVEKMNHAYAYGGIEMTMDTVENFLDVPIDYYFKVNMEAFKDVVNALNGVTVDNPFAFDYEGYSFPAGEIDLNAKEALAFSRMRYEDPKGDLGRNDRQREIIKSIIDEGASVGSINKIDDLLKAVGSNVKTNMTFEEMNDIFKNYRGARNNMTTFEVQGSGEMIDGLWYYIVSDEEKQSITQKLKEHLELS from the coding sequence ATGAAAAAGTTCTTAATTATCTTAGGTATTATCGCTGGTGTTGTTCTTCTAGCTGGTGGGGGATATGCGTATTATCTCTATGATTCTGTGAAGGATACCGCGAGTGACATGCATGAGCCAATTAGCAGAGAAACGTCAGACAAGCGTACGGAAAAAGTGAACATGGAAGAGAAGGATCCTGTATCGATTCTATTAATGGGGGTAGACGAACGTGATGGGGATCAAGGGCGATCCGACACGATGATCATGATTACCTTGAATCCTCATAACGACTCGATGTATATGTTTAATATCCCGCGAGACACACGCACGGAAATTATTGGACGGGGAACAGTTGAAAAAATGAATCATGCTTATGCCTATGGCGGCATTGAAATGACGATGGATACGGTAGAGAATTTCCTTGATGTTCCGATTGATTATTATTTTAAAGTGAACATGGAAGCGTTCAAAGATGTTGTTAATGCACTAAATGGTGTTACCGTAGACAATCCGTTTGCATTTGATTATGAAGGTTACTCCTTCCCGGCAGGCGAGATTGATTTAAATGCGAAAGAGGCGCTCGCCTTTTCCAGAATGCGCTATGAAGATCCAAAGGGTGACCTTGGACGAAATGATCGCCAGCGCGAAATCATTAAATCGATTATTGATGAAGGCGCAAGCGTAGGAAGTATCAACAAGATTGATGATCTCTTAAAAGCGGTTGGTAGTAACGTGAAAACGAATATGACATTTGAAGAAATGAATGATATTTTCAAGAACTACCGAGGGGCTCGTAACAATATGACGACATTTGAAGTTCAAGGTAGTGGTGAAATGATCGATGGTCTCTGGTATTACATTGTTTCTGACGAAGAGAAGCAAAGTATTACGCAGAAATTGAAAGAACATCTTGAATTAAGTTAA